One stretch of Candidatus Edwardsbacteria bacterium DNA includes these proteins:
- a CDS encoding T9SS type A sorting domain-containing protein: protein MKKIAMPIILFALIQLSTVLLADNTAIVMSHGVTYKGMNIPEGWDPAVVAKDDITRDEFWNDTYLMWELLYEKYGWPEKKKGAAVDGIYVLYSNGRDWLDAGIRYNPYERHGIYNLTDYPENKQNVYDMLMWLKNGNGDQGVPAMTPEDILFVYNNSHGGIDEEPPLNSHHFNVNDGIIYARDFAPPINSITNQKRIFWFGQCYSGGFIDYLKDTKTVIHTAASFDEASWKADDVTRNGSPLPENEIYNGITYYHQEMSFHNLNSQRGKALFEPTRESYAYPPTVNADLNGDNKISIYETWIYEKDHESRPETPQYSDLGNIGSSTFLDYIPQTVQESRVQNVVLDVGSTTSLGNVNIDGQSYQSPYAFVPVSRVFSVGAAPFIYYNETYLYFCGWSDDYYQDHKVCPSAIGQTYSAFYKKRPTLAVTYDGARVRFNWDWLLGSRPKNFLRFELYQMGLGKIYEGTENYFSQNKTINTKTIYQLRAVISMGEEVNFDSNTKTIYPPNPGDPVVAEVNTPDATAFSNGKKIVVDYSMKLHVVFSNNDNVYYTTSIDEGETWTTPIAVGSGKHPAIELTTGNLPTICWNNGNLLYSSKMVSGAFEAPQLIYTGPEGSEISYLSYVLDQNTNNSYLGWVDEGASGSSVLISTYNPSTSATLAPIPIDQGGADAFKSPSLALDKAGNLKTAWSHSGKVYYKDNSEFFEMSDNGIHPIVDTYGDKTTVVWQEEIAPDVYQVVKKTKGINDWSDKQVISYPDGQNADFPVVAAAGQYLYSKNVKDDDYDLIWFSEYDNGLNAQYQNISGVQGGISRYPSVAYKQSWPQNKLYTLWTEEMPDNTKSTASIIIKTYPMTIDPVPLIYIDLGSEESLVYTTQRGGTIYYGPHPNYTVDYHNTQLKYKFQNLDINKRYRVKVTYYHNFDKTLKQTLSVDKTFNTKSKIDPKTVVTEEHWIPNSCLKDGQIEVTITKTIGEYAVCSVIALYEFDRDCDSKSSENIAESSSKSVNIYSYELMQNYPNPNTGKTAIKYQLPQLEKVSLKIYNTLGQVVKTLVSQEQPMGYYNVTWDCKDNTGKLAANGVYFYRLEAGDFRATKKMVVIK, encoded by the coding sequence TGTGGGAACTGCTTTATGAAAAATACGGCTGGCCGGAGAAAAAGAAAGGGGCAGCGGTAGATGGCATATATGTGTTGTATTCAAATGGCAGAGACTGGCTAGATGCGGGTATAAGGTATAACCCTTATGAAAGGCATGGAATATATAATTTAACCGACTATCCTGAAAATAAACAAAATGTATACGATATGTTAATGTGGCTTAAAAATGGAAACGGCGACCAGGGTGTCCCCGCAATGACACCGGAAGATATTTTATTCGTTTATAATAATAGCCACGGCGGCATAGATGAAGAGCCGCCGCTGAATAGCCATCATTTTAATGTAAATGATGGGATAATATATGCAAGAGACTTTGCGCCACCTATAAATTCTATTACTAATCAAAAAAGGATTTTTTGGTTTGGTCAATGTTATAGTGGTGGTTTTATTGACTATTTGAAGGATACTAAAACGGTCATTCACACAGCAGCTTCCTTTGATGAAGCTTCATGGAAGGCTGATGATGTAACTAGAAATGGATCACCTTTGCCGGAAAATGAAATATATAATGGGATAACATATTACCACCAGGAAATGAGTTTTCACAATTTAAATAGCCAGCGCGGTAAGGCCTTGTTTGAACCCACACGAGAAAGCTATGCTTATCCACCAACGGTTAATGCTGATCTAAATGGTGATAATAAAATTTCAATTTATGAGACATGGATATATGAAAAAGACCATGAGTCCAGACCCGAAACCCCGCAATATAGCGATTTGGGAAACATCGGCAGCAGTACTTTTTTGGATTATATTCCACAAACGGTTCAAGAAAGCAGAGTCCAGAATGTGGTATTAGATGTGGGAAGTACTACAAGCTTGGGTAATGTAAATATTGACGGCCAATCTTATCAATCTCCTTATGCATTTGTGCCCGTATCGAGAGTATTTTCGGTCGGTGCGGCACCATTCATTTATTACAATGAAACGTATCTCTACTTTTGCGGTTGGTCTGATGATTATTACCAGGACCATAAGGTCTGTCCCTCTGCAATAGGACAGACATATTCTGCTTTTTATAAGAAAAGACCTACACTGGCTGTTACTTATGACGGCGCCAGAGTGAGATTCAATTGGGATTGGCTTCTTGGCAGCAGACCAAAAAACTTTCTGCGCTTTGAGTTATATCAAATGGGTTTAGGTAAAATATATGAAGGAACAGAAAATTATTTTTCTCAAAATAAAACCATCAACACGAAAACTATCTATCAATTAAGAGCGGTAATAAGCATGGGTGAAGAGGTAAATTTCGATTCGAACACAAAAACGATATATCCGCCCAACCCCGGTGATCCAGTTGTTGCCGAAGTAAATACACCTGATGCTACTGCCTTTTCTAATGGAAAGAAGATTGTTGTTGACTATTCCATGAAATTGCATGTTGTTTTTTCAAATAACGATAATGTTTATTATACAACTTCTATTGACGAAGGCGAAACTTGGACTACACCGATTGCCGTGGGTTCGGGCAAGCACCCGGCCATCGAATTAACAACCGGCAACCTGCCCACCATTTGCTGGAATAACGGCAATTTACTGTATAGCTCTAAAATGGTAAGCGGGGCATTCGAGGCCCCCCAACTTATTTATACTGGCCCCGAAGGTTCCGAAATATCATATCTTTCATATGTTCTGGACCAAAACACCAACAATTCATACCTGGGCTGGGTGGACGAAGGGGCTTCCGGTTCTTCAGTGTTGATATCTACTTATAACCCCTCAACTTCTGCAACCCTGGCTCCAATCCCCATTGATCAGGGCGGCGCCGACGCTTTCAAATCGCCGTCACTGGCCTTGGATAAAGCCGGAAACTTGAAGACCGCCTGGAGCCATTCCGGCAAGGTTTATTATAAGGACAACAGCGAATTTTTCGAGATGAGCGATAACGGCATTCACCCCATAGTTGACACCTATGGCGATAAAACCACAGTTGTTTGGCAGGAGGAGATTGCCCCGGATGTATATCAGGTGGTCAAGAAGACCAAGGGGATAAACGATTGGTCCGACAAACAGGTAATTTCTTACCCCGATGGACAAAACGCTGATTTCCCGGTGGTGGCCGCAGCTGGACAATACCTTTACAGTAAAAATGTAAAAGATGATGATTATGATTTGATTTGGTTTTCTGAATATGACAATGGATTAAATGCACAATATCAAAATATTTCAGGGGTGCAGGGTGGCATTTCGCGGTATCCTTCTGTCGCGTATAAACAAAGTTGGCCCCAAAATAAACTATATACACTTTGGACAGAAGAAATGCCAGACAATACTAAATCAACGGCCTCAATAATAATTAAAACATATCCTATGACAATAGACCCTGTGCCATTAATTTATATTGATCTTGGTTCTGAGGAATCCCTTGTATATACTACACAAAGAGGTGGGACCATATATTATGGCCCGCATCCGAATTATACAGTGGATTATCATAATACACAACTTAAGTATAAATTCCAGAACTTAGATATAAATAAGCGGTATAGGGTTAAAGTTACATATTATCATAACTTTGACAAGACATTAAAACAAACGTTATCAGTAGATAAAACCTTTAATACAAAATCCAAGATTGATCCTAAAACAGTGGTTACCGAAGAGCATTGGATTCCCAATAGTTGCCTAAAAGACGGGCAGATAGAGGTAACAATAACCAAAACTATTGGTGAATATGCGGTTTGTTCGGTGATTGCCTTGTATGAGTTTGACAGGGATTGTGACAGCAAGTCTTCAGAAAATATTGCCGAAAGCAGCAGCAAGTCTGTTAATATTTACAGCTACGAATTAATGCAAAATTACCCAAATCCCAACACCGGGAAGACAGCAATAAAGTATCAATTGCCCCAGCTGGAGAAAGTAAGTCTTAAAATCTACAATACCCTAGGCCAAGTAGTGAAAACATTGGTTTCCCAGGAACAACCGATGGGTTATTATAATGTAACCTGGGATTGCAAAGATAATACCGGGAAGTTAGCGGCAAACGGGGTATATTTCTATAGATTGGAGGCAGGTGATTTCAGGGCTACCAAGAAAATGGTAGTCATAAAGTAA
- a CDS encoding MTH1187 family thiamine-binding protein: MAIAEITVVPVGTGSPSVSSFVVDTIKLAKSTGLKLEITSMGTNIEGPLEDILAVAQAMHQRCLSTGAPRVFTSIKIDDRKDKPVTIEGKRARVVEGLKKK; encoded by the coding sequence ATGGCCATTGCCGAGATCACCGTCGTGCCAGTGGGCACCGGGAGTCCCAGCGTTTCCAGCTTTGTGGTGGACACCATCAAGCTGGCAAAAAGCACCGGGCTGAAGCTGGAGATAACCTCCATGGGCACCAATATCGAGGGCCCGTTGGAAGATATTCTGGCGGTGGCCCAGGCCATGCATCAGCGCTGCCTTTCCACCGGGGCCCCGCGGGTGTTCACCTCCATCAAGATCGACGACCGGAAGGACAAGCCGGTGACCATCGAAGGAAAGCGGGCCCGGGTGGTGGAGGGGCTTAAGAAAAAATAA
- a CDS encoding NAD-dependent deacylase: MSMVFSSDLIEAIRSAQSCLVLTGAGVSAESGLQTFRGMQGLWDDFDPMKLATPEAFACDPKKVWEWYQWRREKLPLVQPNPGHLAIAEMEKYFKHFLLVTQNIDGLHQRAGSAKMVELHGNLNRNKCSRCGIMIETLPASDEIPPRCKCGGRIRPDVVWFGEMLPEAVLKKAWQMAGVADLFFSVGTSSVVQPAASLGLMAKNNGAFLIEVNLERTELSGIFDQVFLGKGGQVMPSVLEEIVKAKAGGN, encoded by the coding sequence ATGTCTATGGTATTTTCATCCGATCTCATCGAAGCAATAAGAAGCGCCCAAAGCTGTCTGGTCCTGACCGGGGCCGGGGTCTCGGCCGAGAGCGGCCTGCAGACCTTCCGGGGCATGCAGGGCCTGTGGGACGATTTCGATCCCATGAAGCTGGCCACCCCGGAGGCCTTCGCCTGCGACCCTAAAAAAGTATGGGAGTGGTACCAGTGGCGCCGGGAGAAGCTCCCATTGGTCCAGCCCAACCCCGGGCACTTGGCCATCGCGGAGATGGAGAAATATTTCAAGCATTTCCTGCTGGTCACCCAGAACATTGACGGGCTGCACCAAAGGGCTGGCAGCGCCAAGATGGTGGAGCTGCACGGTAATCTCAACCGCAACAAATGCTCCCGTTGCGGCATCATGATAGAAACCCTGCCGGCCTCCGACGAGATCCCGCCCCGCTGCAAGTGCGGCGGGCGCATCCGTCCGGATGTGGTCTGGTTCGGCGAGATGCTACCGGAGGCGGTCCTGAAAAAAGCCTGGCAGATGGCGGGGGTGGCGGATCTGTTCTTTTCGGTGGGCACCTCCTCAGTGGTCCAGCCGGCGGCCTCCCTGGGCCTGATGGCTAAGAACAACGGGGCCTTTTTGATCGAAGTGAACCTGGAGAGGACAGAATTGAGCGGCATTTTCGACCAGGTCTTTTTAGGGAAGGGCGGCCAGGTAATGCCCTCGGTCCTGGAGGAGATCGTGAAGGCCAAGGCCGGCGGGAACTGA